In Dyadobacter subterraneus, a single genomic region encodes these proteins:
- a CDS encoding ring-cleaving dioxygenase codes for MENQILGLHHITAIAGNAKRNHDFYTKVLGLRLVKKTVNFDDPGTYHFYYGDEVGSAGTILTFFPWEGTAQGRTGTGLATDIGYSVPKGSLDFWADRFTEFKVKQGNKDQKFGELYLPFQDPDGLKINLIESKNEDTRKPWETGDVKADVATKGFHSIVLTLKNIKPTAEILTDIFGYKLLEQEGNRYRFITDAVENAAIVDLIESPNEERGYNAGGTNHHVAFRVKNDQVLMEFREKIASKGLNITPKIDRDYFFSLYFREPGGVLFELASENPGFAIDETVENLGSSLRLPKQYESSRAEIEKILPKLV; via the coding sequence ATGGAAAATCAAATCTTAGGTCTGCATCATATCACTGCCATAGCAGGAAACGCAAAACGTAATCACGACTTTTATACCAAAGTTCTTGGCCTGAGATTAGTGAAAAAAACTGTGAATTTTGATGATCCCGGAACATACCATTTTTATTACGGTGATGAAGTTGGATCAGCCGGTACCATCCTGACATTTTTCCCTTGGGAAGGAACAGCACAAGGCCGTACCGGAACAGGTTTGGCAACTGATATCGGATATTCAGTTCCAAAAGGAAGTCTTGATTTTTGGGCTGACCGTTTTACAGAGTTTAAAGTAAAACAAGGAAACAAAGACCAGAAATTCGGAGAGTTATATCTTCCATTTCAAGATCCTGATGGATTGAAAATCAACCTGATAGAATCAAAAAACGAAGATACCAGAAAACCATGGGAAACAGGTGATGTGAAAGCTGACGTTGCTACCAAAGGATTTCATAGCATCGTTTTGACATTAAAAAATATAAAACCGACTGCTGAGATTTTGACCGATATTTTCGGATATAAATTATTGGAACAGGAAGGAAACCGTTACAGATTTATCACGGATGCTGTTGAAAACGCGGCCATCGTTGATCTGATCGAATCGCCAAATGAAGAACGTGGATATAACGCCGGAGGCACGAATCACCACGTTGCTTTCCGTGTCAAAAATGATCAGGTTTTGATGGAATTCCGTGAAAAAATCGCGAGTAAAGGTTTGAATATCACGCCAAAAATTGACCGTGATTATTTCTTCTCTTTATATTTCAGAGAACCAGGTGGAGTATTATTTGAACTCGCTTCTGAAAATCCTGGATTTGCGATTGATGAAACTGTGGAAAATTTAGGAAGCAGTTTGAGATTGCCAAAACAGTATGAAAGTTCACGTGCTGAAATTGAAAAAATATTGCCAAAACTGGTTTAA
- a CDS encoding alpha/beta hydrolase, which yields MHTKKVITAGKAIDETDKVLIMIHGRGGSAQDILSLAAHLNTNDYALLAPQATNNTWYPTSFLAAPSVNEPWLSSAIEVIDEVVADVVAKGILKENIFFLGFSQGACLTLEYVTRNATKYGGVAAFTGGLIGDRIYSENYSGDFAGTPIFIGTSNPDPHVPVSRVQETTAVLESMHAEVFEKIYPGMGHTISHDEIEKANALIFNK from the coding sequence ATGCATACCAAAAAAGTAATAACAGCCGGAAAAGCTATTGATGAAACTGATAAAGTTTTGATCATGATTCATGGCCGGGGCGGAAGCGCACAGGATATTCTATCGCTGGCTGCACATCTGAATACTAATGATTACGCGCTTCTTGCTCCCCAGGCCACCAACAATACCTGGTATCCAACATCATTTTTGGCTGCACCTTCCGTAAACGAGCCCTGGCTTTCTTCGGCAATTGAAGTGATTGATGAAGTTGTTGCGGACGTGGTCGCCAAAGGAATCTTGAAAGAGAATATTTTCTTCTTAGGATTTTCACAAGGTGCTTGTCTTACGCTTGAATATGTTACCCGAAATGCGACAAAATACGGTGGCGTTGCTGCTTTTACTGGCGGACTGATAGGTGACAGAATATATTCTGAAAACTATTCAGGAGATTTTGCAGGGACGCCCATTTTCATCGGTACCAGCAATCCTGATCCGCACGTTCCGGTTTCAAGAGTTCAGGAAACGACGGCAGTTCTGGAATCAATGCATGCCGAGGTTTTTGAAAAAATATATCCTGGCATGGGACATACCATCAGCCATGATGAAATTGAAAAGGCTAACGCTTTGATTTTCAATAAATAA
- a CDS encoding beta-L-arabinofuranosidase domain-containing protein: protein MFLHISAQKITGFALLITSFCAVPGQVNAQKVQAAPSFLESQPYHQLPLNAIKPKGWLLDQLKTMRDGTTGHLDEVYAKVKNDNGWLGGKGDGWEETPYWLDGAVPLAYLLDDKVVQDKVLQYINWTIDHQRPSGYFGPVTKEEREHKAVITPGNCSAGEDWWPKMVMLKVIRQYYLASNDPRVIPFMSKFFKYQLQSLKACPINKWSEWAESRGADNIMIAQWLYSINHDKSLIELANLIETQSFQWSEWFGNRNWAINAATQQNDQYWMRRHAVNVAMALKSPSINYQRTKNPKYLTQLKTGFNDLMTLHGLPMGIFSGDEDIHGNAPTQGVELCAITEAMFSLEEIIGITGDIQYMDALERMTFNALPTQTTDDYNAKQYFQVANQVQISRGVFDFSLPFEREMCNVLGMKSGYTCCLANMHQGWTKFASHLWYGTAANGLAALEYSPNEITAKVGKTNSEITIKEITTYPFEDKINFEFVTKKDVAFSLQLRIPGWCKEAVLMLNGKELKREKGGQVITLDRIWKNDDKLTLEFPMEMITSNWGKNSRTIERGPLVYALKLEEKWEKGNDKVEGDYFSVFPKSDWNYGLLESIVKDPKSNLTVSVKPVSEKFVWNLAHAPIEITASGKKIPNWKVVDGMARQPITDRTGIYRGEVDDKTEKITLVPYGFTKVRIVAFPVVK, encoded by the coding sequence ATGTTTTTACATATTTCTGCCCAAAAAATCACAGGATTTGCCTTATTGATAACTTCTTTTTGTGCCGTTCCCGGACAGGTCAATGCGCAGAAAGTTCAGGCCGCTCCTTCATTTCTGGAATCCCAACCTTATCATCAGCTTCCTTTAAATGCAATTAAACCCAAGGGTTGGTTGCTTGATCAGCTGAAAACCATGCGTGATGGTACCACGGGGCATCTGGATGAAGTTTATGCCAAAGTGAAAAATGATAATGGCTGGCTTGGGGGCAAAGGTGATGGTTGGGAGGAAACACCTTACTGGCTTGATGGCGCAGTGCCACTGGCTTATCTTTTGGATGACAAAGTGGTACAGGATAAGGTTTTACAATACATCAACTGGACAATTGACCATCAACGTCCTTCCGGATATTTTGGTCCTGTAACAAAAGAAGAGCGAGAACATAAAGCTGTTATAACACCCGGAAATTGTTCGGCAGGAGAGGATTGGTGGCCAAAAATGGTGATGCTCAAAGTAATTCGTCAGTATTATCTGGCTTCGAATGACCCAAGGGTAATTCCATTTATGAGTAAGTTTTTCAAATATCAGTTGCAATCTTTGAAAGCCTGTCCCATCAACAAATGGTCAGAATGGGCGGAATCCAGAGGTGCAGATAATATTATGATCGCGCAGTGGCTTTACAGTATCAATCATGACAAATCTTTAATTGAACTTGCAAATCTGATCGAAACGCAGTCTTTCCAATGGAGCGAATGGTTTGGTAACAGAAACTGGGCAATCAATGCGGCTACCCAGCAAAATGATCAATACTGGATGCGCCGTCACGCAGTAAATGTAGCGATGGCTTTGAAATCACCATCAATAAATTACCAAAGAACCAAAAATCCGAAATACCTAACCCAGCTAAAAACCGGTTTTAATGACCTGATGACGCTTCACGGACTGCCAATGGGCATTTTTTCCGGAGATGAGGATATTCACGGCAATGCGCCCACCCAAGGCGTCGAACTTTGTGCAATAACCGAGGCCATGTTTTCGCTCGAAGAAATCATTGGAATCACTGGTGATATTCAATATATGGATGCGCTGGAACGTATGACTTTCAACGCATTACCAACTCAGACGACGGACGATTATAACGCCAAGCAATATTTCCAGGTAGCCAATCAGGTTCAAATTAGCCGGGGTGTTTTTGATTTTTCTTTACCTTTTGAAAGAGAAATGTGTAATGTACTAGGGATGAAAAGCGGTTATACCTGCTGTCTTGCAAACATGCATCAGGGTTGGACGAAGTTTGCGAGCCATCTCTGGTATGGAACTGCGGCAAATGGCTTGGCTGCTTTGGAATATAGCCCTAATGAGATTACCGCCAAAGTCGGTAAAACCAATTCTGAAATTACTATCAAAGAAATAACAACTTATCCTTTTGAGGATAAAATCAATTTTGAATTTGTGACAAAAAAAGATGTTGCATTTTCTCTTCAATTAAGAATTCCGGGCTGGTGTAAAGAAGCTGTTCTGATGCTTAATGGAAAAGAATTGAAAAGAGAAAAAGGAGGACAAGTAATAACGCTGGACCGCATCTGGAAAAATGATGATAAGCTGACGCTGGAATTCCCGATGGAAATGATAACTTCAAACTGGGGTAAAAATTCGAGAACCATTGAACGCGGACCTTTGGTTTACGCATTAAAACTGGAAGAAAAATGGGAAAAAGGAAATGACAAAGTCGAAGGAGATTATTTCAGCGTTTTCCCAAAATCGGACTGGAACTATGGGCTTTTGGAGAGCATTGTAAAAGATCCAAAAAGTAATCTGACGGTTTCCGTTAAACCTGTTTCCGAAAAGTTTGTCTGGAATTTGGCACATGCACCAATTGAAATTACAGCTTCCGGTAAGAAAATTCCGAACTGGAAAGTGGTTGACGGCATGGCGCGACAACCAATTACGGACCGGACAGGAATTTATCGTGGAGAAGTTGACGACAAAACGGAGAAAATAACGCTGGTTCCTTATGGATTTACTAAAGTTAGAATTGTAGCTTTTCCTGTTGTTAAATAA
- a CDS encoding cation diffusion facilitator family transporter — protein MNPRKKRIEERKLIKQSIWLGSVFTVWAIIIGIVVDSKAIIFDALFSMIGISLSGVSLFVNNFIRKPDDDNLPFGRSQFEPFAITVQTSVIIFLCLYSLTTSVIDLINGGKIVEMDLALPYLIFSIVGCFILWLYFKSNAAKLGSEYVRIESTEWQLDAFLSFGVLAGLSLAFFITKTKYEYLVPYIDPTMVVIISLLFLRIPAQTFKKNIRELLQFAPDDEVEDLMHTNVDEITAQYGFLESVVRVAKTGSSYTVEIDFLLPKSMSEMKVAELDRIRQEVYERIKGNYTMWLTISFTTERKWII, from the coding sequence ATGAATCCCCGAAAGAAACGTATTGAGGAAAGAAAATTGATTAAACAATCAATTTGGCTTGGTTCCGTTTTTACGGTTTGGGCAATTATTATTGGAATTGTTGTTGATTCAAAAGCGATTATTTTCGATGCGCTTTTCTCCATGATTGGTATCAGTCTTTCGGGTGTTTCTTTGTTTGTCAATAACTTTATCAGAAAGCCAGACGACGATAATCTGCCTTTTGGCCGTTCTCAATTTGAACCATTTGCAATTACCGTTCAAACCTCTGTTATCATTTTTCTTTGTCTTTATTCCCTGACAACATCTGTTATCGATTTGATTAATGGCGGTAAAATCGTGGAGATGGATCTGGCATTGCCTTATCTGATTTTTTCCATTGTCGGATGTTTTATTCTCTGGCTTTATTTTAAATCCAACGCTGCTAAACTAGGTTCAGAATATGTCCGGATCGAATCGACCGAATGGCAGCTGGATGCGTTTTTGAGTTTTGGCGTTTTGGCCGGATTGTCCCTTGCTTTTTTTATTACCAAAACAAAATACGAATACCTGGTTCCCTACATTGATCCGACGATGGTCGTCATCATTTCGCTTTTGTTTCTTCGAATCCCTGCCCAAACGTTCAAGAAGAATATCCGCGAATTACTTCAATTTGCTCCTGACGACGAGGTTGAAGATCTGATGCATACGAACGTCGATGAAATTACAGCGCAATACGGTTTTCTGGAATCGGTTGTCAGAGTTGCAAAAACCGGAAGCAGTTACACGGTTGAAATTGATTTTCTTCTGCCAAAATCCATGTCAGAAATGAAGGTAGCGGAGCTGGACAGAATCAGACAGGAAGTGTACGAGCGCATTAAAGGAAATTATACCATGTGGTTAACCATTTCATTTACGACAGAAAGAAAATGGATTATCTGA
- a CDS encoding SDR family oxidoreductase gives MKQTIFITGASTGLGKATALLFAKKGWQVIATMRNIQDSLDWADIENISVLTLDVSNPEQIISVSKEVIEKFGPIDVVFNNAGYGLAGPLEGIEDEKLVRQLDTNLLGVLRVTKAFIEHFRENKKGLFITTTSIGGHVAIPFNSVYHATKFALEGWSESMWYELKPFGIKIKTVAPGGILTDFAGRSLDKGSHPAYEKNLSSFIGILSSPERRKNYSTAEQIAEVVYEAATDGTDQLRYIAGNDAKSFYALRKQTSDEEYMESAEKRFFGESK, from the coding sequence ATGAAACAAACTATTTTTATAACCGGCGCTTCAACTGGCCTCGGAAAAGCTACGGCTTTGTTATTTGCCAAAAAAGGCTGGCAGGTAATAGCCACCATGCGAAATATTCAGGATTCGTTGGATTGGGCCGATATAGAAAATATTTCTGTTTTGACCTTAGACGTTTCAAATCCGGAGCAAATCATATCCGTCAGTAAAGAGGTTATTGAAAAATTCGGTCCGATCGATGTGGTTTTTAATAACGCAGGATATGGACTGGCCGGACCGCTGGAAGGTATTGAAGATGAAAAGCTTGTTCGTCAGCTGGATACCAATTTGCTCGGTGTGCTGCGTGTTACCAAAGCTTTTATTGAACATTTCAGAGAAAACAAAAAGGGCTTATTTATTACCACAACTTCCATCGGTGGACATGTCGCTATTCCCTTCAACTCAGTTTATCACGCCACGAAATTTGCACTCGAAGGTTGGAGTGAAAGTATGTGGTATGAATTAAAACCGTTTGGTATCAAGATCAAAACTGTGGCACCAGGTGGGATTTTAACAGACTTTGCCGGTCGGTCTCTGGACAAGGGAAGTCATCCTGCTTACGAGAAAAACCTTTCATCTTTTATCGGTATTCTATCTTCACCGGAAAGGCGAAAAAATTATTCAACTGCTGAACAAATTGCCGAAGTAGTATATGAAGCCGCAACGGACGGGACGGACCAGCTTCGCTATATTGCAGGAAATGATGCAAAAAGTTTCTATGCATTGAGAAAACAAACAAGCGATGAAGAATATATGGAATCTGCGGAAAAGCGATTTTTTGGAGAAAGTAAGTAA
- a CDS encoding helix-turn-helix domain-containing protein, whose amino-acid sequence MPQNPVIPLHSLSDRTNLGLEIHRIDAKKSTEVARYGAHRDDHYIFIFQKSGNIKMMIDFQEVNFEGCVIFCILPGQIHHSYTSFDSQGWFIATDLASLDDSYRAVFEDYMAHSEPVPVNEKTAEILDKSIELLFEMLGSQEDLPFQQAALRSMIQVCAGGFATVFQQHKQQHSLGNSRPVIINNAFKKMVLGNFKTIKSPAEYAEALNITPSYLNEVVKSISGFSVSYWIQREVIMEAKRLLYYTNLNIKEISFQIGYTDPTYFSRLFHKVTGSYPAAFRKEYRK is encoded by the coding sequence ATGCCCCAAAATCCAGTCATTCCACTTCATTCTTTAAGTGACCGGACAAATCTTGGTCTGGAAATTCACAGGATCGATGCGAAGAAATCCACTGAGGTAGCCAGATATGGGGCGCATCGCGACGATCATTATATTTTCATATTTCAAAAAAGCGGAAATATTAAAATGATGATTGATTTTCAGGAGGTTAACTTTGAAGGATGTGTGATTTTTTGTATTCTGCCAGGTCAGATTCATCATTCCTATACATCTTTTGATTCGCAAGGCTGGTTTATCGCCACTGATCTTGCTTCGCTCGATGATAGTTACAGGGCTGTTTTTGAAGATTATATGGCACATTCGGAACCTGTTCCGGTGAATGAAAAAACTGCTGAGATTCTGGATAAATCCATTGAATTATTGTTCGAAATGCTCGGAAGTCAGGAGGACTTACCATTTCAGCAAGCTGCGCTTCGTTCTATGATTCAGGTTTGCGCGGGTGGTTTTGCCACGGTTTTTCAACAGCATAAACAACAGCATTCGCTGGGAAATTCTCGTCCCGTAATCATCAATAACGCCTTTAAGAAAATGGTTTTGGGGAATTTTAAAACCATAAAAAGTCCTGCGGAATATGCTGAGGCTTTAAATATAACGCCTTCCTATTTGAATGAAGTTGTCAAGAGCATAAGCGGCTTTTCGGTAAGTTACTGGATTCAGCGCGAGGTGATAATGGAAGCAAAAAGACTTCTGTATTACACAAACCTGAATATCAAAGAAATATCTTTTCAAATTGGCTATACCGATCCTACCTATTTTTCCCGTTTATTTCATAAAGTGACCGGAAGTTATCCGGCAGCCTTTCGGAAGGAATACCGTAAATAG
- a CDS encoding M1 family metallopeptidase has protein sequence MQTRYLILFFISIMLTNLSCKNTKNDAPDKGVSFGLNEYRKEMIDSIQYAIELEIPAQKSQPTQGKQLITFNLKSLDSALVLDFNTDSAHIHSVKAEGKEIAYEFVNEHIVINKDKLIKGKNQVEIVFTAGDLSLNRNEEYLYTLFVPDRASTCFPLFDQPNLKASYTLTLKTPKTWEAVSNGILKEKTSGADQNIYQFEKTKPISSYLFAFAAGKFFKTEKTVGNRAMTMYYRETDSVKVKRNSDEVFNLHAKSLAWLENYTAIKYPFGKFDFVLIPSFQYGGMEHPGSIFYNESSLFLDENAPVNRKLARASVIAHESAHMWFGDLVTMDWFSDVWLKEVFANFMAAKIVQPSFPEINFELRFLLAHYPGAYEVDRSSGTNPILQKLGNLKNAGTLYGGIIYQKAPIIMRQLEKKIGENMMRESLREYLKSFSFGNAKWDDLIGIIDKKSPEDITTWSNVWVKTPGMPEYEFVGDKDEILIQQKKDSLSDRIWQQPVLTYWKEMFAQGSVSINLDNKPQSVRKPDLPAMVFPNSNGQGYGYFKMDSVSEDYFLKNYNSKKDTMLTDPVFRGAMLVNIWEGFLRGDGATPVNFAKTLLDILPKENNALISDNLLGDIQTTWWTFLTESERNQYQQNAEKILWTLLETTPDKGMKNSYFRAFRNISMTEDGLGKLESLWNEKLKVKDLILSEDDKISLAYELVLKGRGDGKAIFEKQLSDTKNPDRKSKMKFVIPALSPEQNIRDAFFESLKKPENREHEAWVLEALGYLHHPLRAKNSTKYLKTSLDLLQEVQLTGDIFFPQRWLGATFSGHSDQEAADIANTFLKENPEYPYYLKNKILQSTDMLDRAVKLKK, from the coding sequence ATGCAAACCCGCTATCTAATTTTGTTTTTCATCAGTATTATGCTGACAAACCTGAGTTGTAAAAATACAAAAAATGATGCTCCTGATAAAGGCGTTTCTTTTGGATTGAATGAGTATAGAAAGGAAATGATTGACAGTATTCAATATGCTATTGAACTGGAAATTCCTGCTCAGAAATCTCAGCCGACTCAAGGTAAGCAGCTTATAACCTTCAATTTAAAATCCCTTGATTCCGCACTGGTTTTGGATTTTAACACGGATAGTGCTCATATACATTCGGTGAAAGCGGAGGGTAAAGAAATTGCTTACGAGTTTGTAAATGAACACATTGTTATAAATAAGGATAAGCTTATAAAAGGAAAAAACCAGGTTGAAATTGTATTTACGGCCGGTGATCTTTCGCTGAACCGAAACGAAGAATATTTATATACACTTTTTGTTCCAGACCGCGCTTCAACTTGTTTTCCGCTTTTTGATCAGCCAAATTTAAAGGCTTCTTACACCCTGACCTTAAAAACGCCGAAAACCTGGGAAGCTGTTTCAAATGGTATTCTAAAAGAAAAAACATCAGGCGCAGATCAGAATATTTATCAGTTTGAAAAAACAAAACCGATAAGTTCATATCTGTTCGCATTTGCTGCCGGCAAGTTTTTCAAGACCGAAAAAACGGTTGGTAACAGGGCAATGACCATGTATTACCGTGAGACGGATAGTGTAAAAGTGAAGCGGAACAGTGATGAGGTTTTCAATTTGCATGCAAAATCTTTGGCCTGGCTGGAAAATTATACCGCTATAAAATATCCGTTCGGGAAATTTGATTTTGTACTGATTCCTTCTTTCCAGTATGGCGGAATGGAGCATCCTGGTTCTATTTTTTACAATGAATCATCACTTTTTCTTGATGAAAATGCCCCGGTTAACCGGAAACTTGCCCGTGCCAGTGTGATTGCCCATGAGTCTGCGCACATGTGGTTTGGTGATCTGGTGACGATGGACTGGTTTAGTGACGTTTGGTTAAAAGAGGTTTTTGCCAATTTTATGGCCGCCAAAATTGTCCAGCCAAGTTTTCCTGAAATTAATTTTGAGCTGCGTTTTCTGCTTGCGCATTATCCTGGTGCATATGAAGTGGATAGGAGCAGCGGGACCAATCCGATTCTTCAAAAACTGGGAAATCTTAAAAATGCCGGAACACTTTACGGCGGAATTATTTATCAAAAAGCGCCTATTATAATGCGTCAGCTGGAAAAGAAAATCGGTGAAAATATGATGCGCGAAAGTCTGAGGGAATATTTGAAATCTTTTTCGTTTGGCAATGCAAAATGGGATGATCTGATTGGTATTATTGATAAAAAAAGTCCGGAGGATATTACCACATGGAGCAATGTTTGGGTGAAAACGCCAGGTATGCCCGAATATGAATTTGTGGGAGATAAGGATGAAATATTAATTCAACAGAAAAAAGATTCGCTTTCTGACCGGATCTGGCAGCAGCCCGTGCTTACTTACTGGAAGGAAATGTTTGCCCAGGGAAGCGTTAGTATTAATCTTGACAATAAGCCGCAAAGTGTCAGAAAGCCGGATCTTCCTGCGATGGTTTTTCCAAATTCTAATGGACAGGGTTATGGTTATTTTAAGATGGATTCTGTTTCGGAAGATTACTTTTTGAAGAATTACAATTCGAAAAAAGATACCATGTTAACCGATCCGGTTTTCCGGGGAGCGATGCTGGTTAATATCTGGGAAGGATTTTTGCGGGGTGACGGTGCTACACCCGTGAACTTTGCTAAAACGCTATTGGATATTTTACCAAAAGAAAACAACGCACTGATTTCTGACAATCTACTTGGAGATATCCAGACAACCTGGTGGACATTCCTGACCGAATCAGAAAGAAATCAATATCAGCAAAACGCAGAAAAAATTCTATGGACTTTACTGGAAACCACACCGGATAAAGGGATGAAAAATTCCTATTTCAGGGCTTTTAGAAATATTTCTATGACAGAAGACGGATTAGGGAAATTAGAATCTTTATGGAATGAAAAATTGAAAGTGAAAGATCTGATTTTATCAGAAGATGATAAAATTTCGCTGGCTTATGAATTGGTTTTAAAAGGCAGGGGAGATGGAAAGGCGATATTTGAAAAGCAGTTAAGCGATACGAAAAATCCGGATCGCAAGTCAAAAATGAAATTTGTCATTCCCGCTTTAAGTCCGGAGCAAAACATTCGTGATGCTTTTTTTGAATCGCTTAAAAAACCGGAAAACAGAGAACATGAAGCCTGGGTTTTGGAAGCCTTGGGATATCTGCATCATCCCTTGCGCGCTAAAAATTCAACCAAATATTTAAAAACATCGTTGGATCTTTTACAGGAAGTTCAGCTGACGGGTGATATTTTCTTCCCGCAAAGGTGGCTGGGTGCCACTTTTTCCGGTCATTCGGATCAGGAAGCTGCTGATATTGCGAATACATTTTTAAAGGAAAATCCTGAATATCCTTATTACTTGAAAAACAAGATTTTGCAGTCTACGGATATGCTCGACAGAGCTGTGAAATTGAAAAAATAA
- a CDS encoding esterase-like activity of phytase family protein, with product MNKLVLLLFSCFCFHSLQAQPVKFELADYTVLAKKPAGPLHGISGIEYISSKKQWHLASDRGNYFILDSIRNIRDFEKKQDLAVTKKTGYWFEAIRFDPRFSTFLYAVENEYKPNKDTNDTTTYVGYYDSFPPAYLIPPMHLPADNKGIEAVAVTDSGAVWIAPEAGWQGETEVGNDTIHFWKFDRKNSGYGKAVPYTYVIDRSGCPLSTTEKRGGISEIIAIQENQLLVLERCFDEKASKKIKAKLWQVSVNGSHLKKGQAPAFDFNDNFPIVVDNLEGMSWWPNENGKRELLLVTDDNPGLNNNQRTQLILLKEK from the coding sequence ATGAACAAGTTAGTTTTACTGCTTTTTTCCTGTTTTTGTTTTCATTCTTTACAAGCGCAACCAGTCAAATTCGAGTTGGCTGATTATACAGTTCTTGCCAAAAAACCGGCGGGTCCGTTGCACGGTATTTCAGGAATTGAATATATTTCTTCAAAAAAACAATGGCATCTGGCAAGCGATAGAGGAAATTATTTCATTTTAGACAGCATTAGAAACATTCGTGATTTTGAAAAAAAACAGGATTTGGCTGTTACCAAAAAGACTGGTTACTGGTTTGAAGCAATCCGTTTCGATCCTCGTTTTTCGACTTTTCTGTACGCGGTAGAAAACGAATACAAACCCAATAAAGACACAAATGATACCACAACTTATGTTGGCTATTACGACTCATTTCCGCCCGCTTATTTAATTCCGCCGATGCATCTGCCAGCGGATAATAAAGGAATTGAAGCCGTTGCAGTTACCGATAGCGGGGCAGTTTGGATCGCGCCCGAAGCGGGCTGGCAAGGCGAGACGGAAGTTGGAAATGATACGATTCACTTTTGGAAGTTTGATAGAAAAAATTCTGGTTATGGCAAGGCCGTTCCTTACACTTATGTGATCGACAGAAGTGGTTGTCCTTTGAGCACAACGGAAAAAAGAGGAGGGATTTCTGAAATAATTGCGATTCAGGAAAATCAGCTGCTCGTTTTGGAAAGATGTTTTGATGAAAAAGCTTCCAAAAAAATCAAGGCAAAACTTTGGCAAGTTTCAGTAAACGGATCTCATTTAAAAAAGGGTCAGGCACCGGCTTTTGATTTTAATGACAATTTTCCAATTGTAGTTGACAATCTGGAAGGGATGTCGTGGTGGCCGAATGAAAATGGGAAACGGGAGTTGCTTTTGGTGACTGACGATAATCCGGGACTAAATAATAACCAGAGAACGCAATTGATTTTGTTAAAGGAAAAATAA